Proteins from a single region of Streptomyces griseiscabiei:
- a CDS encoding glycoside hydrolase family 3 protein gives MAGTHPTPADTAREAAVEKALAKLDLDAKARLLSGQDMWTLPALPEIGLDSLVMSDGPIGVRGVRWTADDPSVALPSPTALAATWDPGLARRAGVLLAQEARRKGVHVLLAPTVNLHRSPLGGRHFEAYSEDPYLAGEIGSGYVTGVQSGGVGTTVKHFVANDAETDRFTVNNLVSERALRELYLAPFEAIVANAHPWGIMTAYNQVNGSTMTEHRYLVNEVLRGEWGFDGFNVSDWLAARSTTGALTGGLDVAMPGPVTVYGEPLAAAVRAGEVTETEVDEAVRRVLRLAARVGILEGADPVVTELPAPVDGEALAREIARRSFVLVRNEPVDDRPALPLRTGATVALSGAAARDARVLGGGSATVFPSRIVSPLDGLTAALPEGALTYAVGADPNEELAVADRGFTLRAVCRDSSGTVIGTRSAPNGHIQWMGSDLPDGVTHTTLHTVEVTGTFVPRGSGTHTFGIKGLGAYTLTVDGTTHFDDVHTADTDDPFVSFFGAPVPRARVELTEGTPVQVSLTHVVELPADAPITMLAFSLCHQEPQRDPDDLIAEAVAAARAADTAVVVVATTDRVESEGFDRANLHLPGRQDDLVRAVAAANPATVVVVNSGSPVELPWRDDVAAALLTWFPGQEGGAALADILTGTHEPGGRLPTTWGTLAEAPVTRVAPTSGELAYDEDVFIGYRAWDKESRTPAYAFGHGLGYTDWTYESLDVTGTTATVRVRNTGSREGRETVQLYLAPTTPDPTRPTRWLAGFATVQAAPGETAEAVVQLPPRAFEIWDESTNSWVRVEGSYDLEAGRSLADRRLTAPIQA, from the coding sequence ATGGCGGGCACCCACCCCACCCCGGCCGACACGGCCCGCGAAGCGGCCGTGGAGAAGGCCCTCGCCAAGCTCGACCTCGACGCCAAGGCGAGGCTGCTCTCCGGCCAGGACATGTGGACCCTGCCCGCGCTCCCCGAGATCGGTCTGGACTCCCTCGTCATGTCCGACGGCCCGATCGGCGTACGCGGAGTGCGCTGGACCGCCGACGACCCGTCCGTCGCGCTGCCCTCCCCGACCGCCCTCGCCGCCACCTGGGACCCCGGACTCGCCCGCCGCGCAGGCGTGTTGCTGGCACAGGAGGCCCGCCGCAAGGGCGTCCACGTCCTCCTCGCCCCCACCGTCAACCTGCACCGCTCCCCGCTCGGCGGCCGTCACTTCGAGGCGTACAGCGAGGACCCGTACCTCGCCGGCGAGATCGGCTCGGGCTATGTGACCGGCGTCCAGTCGGGCGGCGTCGGCACCACGGTCAAGCACTTCGTCGCCAACGACGCCGAGACCGACCGCTTCACCGTGAACAACCTGGTCTCCGAACGCGCCCTGCGCGAGCTGTACCTCGCCCCCTTCGAGGCGATCGTGGCGAACGCCCACCCCTGGGGCATCATGACCGCCTACAACCAGGTCAACGGCTCCACGATGACCGAACACCGCTACCTCGTGAACGAGGTCCTGCGCGGCGAATGGGGCTTCGACGGCTTCAACGTCTCCGACTGGCTGGCCGCCCGCTCCACCACCGGTGCCCTCACCGGCGGCCTCGACGTCGCCATGCCCGGCCCGGTCACCGTCTACGGCGAGCCCCTGGCCGCCGCCGTCCGCGCCGGCGAGGTCACCGAGACCGAGGTCGACGAGGCCGTCCGCCGCGTCCTGCGCCTGGCCGCCCGGGTCGGCATCCTGGAGGGCGCCGACCCGGTGGTCACCGAACTCCCCGCCCCCGTCGACGGCGAGGCCCTGGCCCGCGAGATCGCCCGCCGCTCCTTCGTCCTGGTCCGCAACGAGCCCGTGGACGACCGGCCGGCCCTCCCCCTCCGGACCGGTGCGACGGTGGCCCTGTCCGGCGCCGCCGCCCGCGACGCCCGCGTCCTCGGCGGCGGCTCCGCCACCGTCTTCCCCTCCCGGATCGTCTCCCCCCTCGACGGCCTCACCGCCGCCCTCCCCGAAGGCGCCCTGACCTACGCCGTCGGCGCGGACCCCAACGAGGAACTCGCCGTCGCCGACCGGGGATTCACCCTCCGGGCCGTCTGCCGCGACAGCTCCGGCACGGTCATCGGCACCCGCTCCGCCCCCAACGGCCACATCCAGTGGATGGGTTCGGACCTCCCCGACGGCGTCACCCACACCACCCTGCACACCGTCGAGGTGACCGGCACCTTCGTCCCGCGCGGGAGCGGCACGCACACCTTCGGCATCAAGGGCCTGGGCGCCTACACCCTCACCGTCGACGGCACGACCCACTTCGACGACGTCCACACCGCCGACACGGACGATCCCTTCGTGTCGTTCTTCGGCGCCCCCGTCCCACGGGCCCGGGTCGAACTGACCGAGGGCACCCCGGTACAGGTCTCGCTCACCCATGTCGTGGAACTGCCCGCCGACGCCCCGATCACGATGCTCGCCTTCTCGCTCTGCCACCAGGAGCCGCAGCGCGACCCGGACGACCTGATCGCCGAGGCGGTGGCGGCGGCCCGCGCCGCCGACACGGCCGTGGTGGTCGTGGCGACCACCGACCGCGTCGAGTCCGAGGGCTTCGACCGCGCGAACCTCCACCTCCCCGGCCGCCAGGACGACCTGGTCCGCGCGGTGGCCGCCGCCAACCCCGCCACCGTCGTCGTCGTCAACTCCGGCTCCCCGGTGGAACTCCCGTGGCGCGACGACGTCGCCGCCGCCCTCCTCACCTGGTTCCCCGGCCAGGAGGGCGGTGCCGCCCTCGCCGACATCCTCACCGGCACCCACGAGCCCGGCGGCCGTCTCCCCACCACCTGGGGCACCCTCGCCGAGGCCCCCGTCACCCGGGTCGCCCCCACCTCCGGCGAACTCGCCTACGACGAGGACGTCTTCATCGGCTACCGCGCCTGGGACAAGGAGAGCAGGACCCCCGCGTACGCCTTCGGCCACGGCCTCGGCTACACCGACTGGACGTACGAGTCCCTCGATGTCACCGGCACGACGGCGACCGTCCGCGTCCGCAACACCGGTTCACGCGAGGGCCGCGAGACCGTCCAGCTCTACCTGGCCCCCACGACCCCGGACCCCACCCGCCCGACCCGCTGGCTGGCGGGCTTCGCCACGGTGCAGGCGGCACCGGGCGAGACGGCGGAGGCGGTCGTCCAACTCCCGCCCCGGGCCTTCGAGATCTGGGACGAGAGCACCAACTCATGGGTACGGGTGGAGGGTTCGTACGACCTGGAGGCAGGCCGCTCCCTGGCCGACCGCCGCCTCACGGCACCGATCCAGGCGTAG
- a CDS encoding EI24 domain-containing protein gives MRDLGVGFQYLVQGQRWVARHGKQYGFGLIPGLITLVLYIAALVALAAWGPDFVTWATPFADDWSSPWPGLFRGLLTAVLFALALALAVITFTAVTLLIGQPFYENLSEKVDRDVSPDGTAPESDLPLWRELWISARDSLRVLARALVWAVLLFALGFVPFIGQTVVPVAGFFVTGFFLTEELTAVALQRRGVELRDRLALLRSRKTLIWGFGTPLGLAFLVPFVAVFLMPGAVAGATLMARDLLGEETTGEDERNRVPAAGHPAPPMFRKPEVGA, from the coding sequence ATGCGCGATCTAGGGGTGGGTTTCCAGTACCTCGTCCAGGGCCAGCGATGGGTGGCCAGGCACGGGAAGCAGTACGGCTTCGGCCTGATCCCGGGCCTCATCACCCTGGTCCTCTACATAGCCGCCCTCGTGGCCCTGGCCGCCTGGGGCCCGGACTTCGTCACCTGGGCCACCCCCTTCGCGGACGACTGGTCCAGCCCCTGGCCCGGCCTCTTCCGCGGCCTGCTCACCGCCGTCCTGTTCGCCCTCGCCCTGGCCCTCGCGGTCATCACCTTCACCGCCGTGACGCTCCTCATCGGCCAGCCCTTCTACGAGAACCTCTCCGAGAAGGTCGACCGGGACGTCTCCCCGGACGGCACCGCGCCCGAGTCCGACCTGCCGCTGTGGCGGGAGCTGTGGATCTCGGCCCGGGACAGCCTCCGCGTCCTCGCCCGCGCGCTCGTGTGGGCCGTCCTGCTCTTCGCCCTCGGCTTCGTCCCGTTCATCGGCCAGACGGTCGTCCCGGTGGCCGGCTTCTTCGTGACCGGCTTCTTCCTCACCGAGGAACTGACCGCCGTCGCCCTCCAGCGCCGCGGCGTCGAACTCCGCGACCGCCTCGCCCTCCTGCGCTCCCGCAAGACACTGATCTGGGGCTTCGGCACCCCGCTCGGCCTCGCCTTCCTGGTGCCGTTCGTCGCGGTCTTCCTGATGCCGGGCGCGGTCGCGGGCGCCACCCTCATGGCCCGTGACCTGCTGGGCGAGGAGACCACCGGCGAGGACGAGCGCAACCGCGTCCCCGCCGCCGGCCACCCCGCCCCGCCGATGTTCCGCAAGCCCGAGGTCGGCGCGTGA
- a CDS encoding GDSL-type esterase/lipase family protein, which translates to MPESPRTNPHRITTPLTADLLHGALELEHTGRGILPHRLPARARAQYADPQLAMVESQPSGVRLVFRTRATTVELDALRTKRTYVGAPPRPDGLYDLLVDGRLTAQASVPDGDTVTVDMTAGTAEHRPGPPGTVTFADLPDTLKTVEIWLPHNETTELLALRTDAPVEPVPDRGRRVWLHHGSSISHGSDAASPTAIWPAHAASLAGVDLINLGLGGSALLDPFTARAMRDTPADLISVKIGINLVNHDAMRLRAFTPAVHGFLDTIRDGHPTTPLLVVSPIHCPIHEDTPGPSAPDLTGLAEGRLRFRAMGDPDDLTPGKLTLRVIREELAAVVAQRAEEDPHLHHLDGLTLYGDRDATTHPLPDDLHPDAETHHLIGERFADRVFTAKGPFAP; encoded by the coding sequence ATGCCCGAGAGCCCCCGCACGAACCCTCACCGCATCACGACCCCCCTCACCGCCGACCTCCTGCACGGCGCCCTGGAGCTGGAACACACCGGGCGCGGCATACTGCCCCACCGCCTCCCCGCCAGGGCCCGCGCCCAGTACGCCGACCCGCAGCTCGCCATGGTCGAGTCCCAGCCCTCCGGCGTACGCCTGGTCTTCCGCACCCGCGCCACCACGGTCGAACTCGACGCCCTGCGCACCAAACGGACCTATGTGGGCGCCCCGCCCCGCCCCGACGGCCTCTACGACCTCCTCGTCGACGGCCGGCTGACCGCGCAGGCGAGCGTGCCGGACGGCGACACCGTCACCGTCGACATGACCGCCGGCACGGCGGAGCACCGGCCGGGCCCGCCCGGCACCGTGACCTTCGCGGACCTCCCCGACACCCTCAAGACCGTCGAGATCTGGCTCCCGCACAACGAGACCACCGAACTCCTCGCCCTGCGCACCGACGCCCCCGTCGAGCCCGTCCCCGACCGGGGCCGCCGGGTCTGGCTGCACCACGGCAGCTCCATCAGCCACGGCTCCGACGCCGCGAGCCCCACCGCCATCTGGCCCGCCCACGCGGCCTCCCTGGCAGGTGTCGACCTCATCAACCTGGGCCTCGGCGGCAGCGCCCTCCTCGACCCCTTCACCGCCCGCGCGATGCGGGACACCCCCGCCGACCTGATCAGCGTCAAGATCGGCATCAACCTCGTCAACCACGACGCGATGCGGCTGCGCGCCTTCACCCCGGCCGTCCACGGCTTCCTCGACACGATCCGCGACGGCCACCCCACCACCCCGCTGCTCGTCGTCTCCCCGATCCACTGCCCCATCCACGAGGACACCCCCGGCCCCAGCGCCCCCGACCTCACCGGCCTCGCCGAGGGCCGCCTCCGCTTCCGCGCCATGGGCGACCCCGACGACCTCACCCCCGGCAAACTCACCCTCCGTGTCATCCGCGAGGAACTGGCGGCCGTCGTCGCCCAGCGCGCCGAGGAGGACCCCCACCTCCACCACCTCGACGGCCTCACCCTCTACGGCGACCGGGACGCCACCACCCACCCCCTCCCGGACGACCTCCACCCCGACGCGGAGACCCACCACCTCATCGGCGAGCGCTTCGCGGACCGGGTCTTCACAGCCAAGGGACCCTTCGCACCCTGA
- a CDS encoding TetR/AcrR family transcriptional regulator has translation MSYGGAMNARARSVERRAEIVRAALEVIAERGYRGASLAAVADRVGLTQQGLLHHFPTKEALLVAVLKERDQWDAVPDTPWRIDLLVSLVEYNAMRPGIIQTFSALLGESVTEGHPARDYFTERYGRVRETMAAVLRAEYGDRLPSGLTPERAAPLLVAVMDGLQYQWLLDPAGVDMAEAFRDFLTLLGEDAGEG, from the coding sequence ATGTCGTACGGTGGCGCCATGAACGCCAGGGCCAGGAGCGTGGAGCGGCGCGCGGAGATCGTCCGGGCCGCTCTGGAGGTGATCGCCGAGCGCGGATACCGGGGGGCGAGCCTGGCGGCGGTCGCCGACCGGGTGGGACTCACCCAGCAGGGGCTGCTGCACCACTTCCCGACGAAGGAGGCGCTGCTGGTCGCCGTGCTGAAGGAGCGCGACCAGTGGGACGCGGTACCGGACACCCCGTGGCGCATCGATCTGCTGGTCTCGCTCGTGGAGTACAACGCGATGCGGCCCGGCATCATCCAGACCTTCTCCGCGCTGCTCGGCGAGAGCGTCACGGAGGGACATCCGGCCCGCGACTACTTCACCGAGCGCTACGGCCGGGTCCGCGAGACCATGGCGGCCGTGCTGCGCGCCGAGTACGGCGACCGGCTGCCGAGCGGGCTCACCCCGGAGCGGGCGGCGCCGCTGCTGGTGGCCGTGATGGACGGGTTGCAGTACCAGTGGCTGCTGGATCCGGCGGGTGTGGACATGGCGGAGGCGTTCCGGGACTTCCTGACACTGCTGGGCGAGGACGCGGGCGAGGGCTGA
- a CDS encoding pyroglutamyl peptidase gives MTSLPTSRRARGAAIGLAALVAGLCAPVSPAAASASASVSSAAAPTVEEQRLDRAVPQEILRRSGFDAVAPEFARALDGARSYAQAERIVVRQGARLWTRAVDRVQGRGPAGGDLSRDDDRPLYWARLGMTREVRGWEPGFALSDRQRAALLGELERTSRGQDSLRYPKGGMKRVLVTGFDPFTLDRDVRISNPSGATALALDGTVIRTADGPARVETAVFPVRWQDFADGTVERTLRPRLPEVDLFTTVSQGRVGRFDVERTNGAWRGGFGDNDNIGVTGTIPVTDPATQPQWTSTTLPYTDIVAADTGRFPVYDNTSVTEIPAGGTVPVVRPGGPTPGSTARAGGGGDYLSNEIAYRATLLRDRLGLGAGLPGGHVHTPVLQFGAGNTDPATGTVTDAEFVRNRVDIVGQVREIVRVALEASDASVSATGRTRG, from the coding sequence CTGACTTCTCTGCCGACCTCCCGGCGAGCGCGTGGAGCGGCGATAGGACTGGCGGCCCTGGTGGCCGGTCTCTGCGCCCCCGTCTCCCCCGCCGCCGCTTCCGCTTCGGCCTCGGTCTCCTCCGCGGCCGCCCCGACCGTCGAGGAGCAGCGGCTCGATCGGGCCGTGCCCCAGGAGATCCTGCGGCGGTCCGGATTCGACGCCGTGGCACCGGAGTTCGCGCGGGCGCTGGACGGGGCGCGGTCGTACGCGCAGGCCGAGCGGATCGTCGTACGGCAGGGGGCGCGGCTGTGGACGCGTGCCGTGGACCGGGTGCAGGGGCGGGGGCCGGCGGGCGGGGATCTGAGCCGGGACGACGACCGGCCGTTGTACTGGGCACGGTTGGGGATGACGCGGGAAGTGCGGGGGTGGGAGCCGGGGTTCGCGCTGAGCGACCGTCAGAGAGCCGCGCTGCTGGGCGAGTTGGAGCGGACCTCTCGTGGACAGGACTCCCTGCGGTACCCGAAGGGTGGCATGAAGCGGGTGCTCGTCACCGGGTTCGACCCGTTCACGCTGGACCGTGATGTGCGGATCTCCAACCCGTCCGGGGCGACGGCGCTCGCCCTCGACGGGACGGTGATCCGGACCGCCGACGGGCCCGCGCGTGTCGAGACCGCCGTGTTCCCCGTCCGCTGGCAGGACTTCGCCGACGGCACGGTCGAGCGGACGCTCCGGCCCCGGTTGCCGGAGGTCGATCTCTTCACCACGGTCAGCCAGGGCCGGGTGGGCCGTTTCGACGTCGAGCGGACCAACGGGGCCTGGCGCGGCGGCTTCGGCGACAACGACAACATCGGCGTCACCGGGACCATCCCGGTGACCGACCCCGCGACCCAGCCCCAGTGGACGTCCACGACGCTGCCGTACACGGACATCGTCGCCGCGGACACCGGCCGCTTCCCGGTGTACGACAACACGAGCGTGACCGAGATCCCGGCGGGCGGCACGGTCCCGGTCGTCCGGCCGGGCGGACCGACCCCGGGTTCGACCGCACGGGCCGGGGGCGGTGGTGACTACCTCTCCAACGAGATCGCCTACCGCGCCACGCTGCTGCGCGACCGGCTGGGGCTGGGCGCCGGCCTGCCCGGCGGGCATGTGCACACGCCGGTCCTGCAGTTCGGGGCGGGCAACACGGACCCGGCGACCGGCACGGTGACCGATGCCGAGTTCGTACGGAACCGGGTGGACATCGTGGGCCAGGTGCGGGAGATCGTGCGGGTGGCGCTGGAGGCCTCGGACGCCTCCGTCAGTGCGACGGGGCGAACGCGAGGCTGA
- a CDS encoding TetR/AcrR family transcriptional regulator, protein MARAGLTPERLARAGAELADEIGFDEVTVSELARRFDVKVASLYSHVRNSQDLRTRIALLALEELADRGATALAGRAGKDALAALGNVYRDYAHAHPGRYAAAQLRLDPAAAAASAGARHSQMTRAILRGYDLTEPDQTHAVRLLGSVFHGYVSLEASGGFSHSAPDSQQSWDRVLDALDALLRNWPAVPPS, encoded by the coding sequence ATGGCGCGCGCAGGCCTCACCCCGGAGCGTCTCGCCCGAGCGGGCGCGGAGCTGGCCGACGAGATCGGCTTCGACGAGGTGACCGTCTCCGAGCTGGCCCGGCGCTTCGACGTGAAGGTCGCGAGCCTGTACTCGCACGTCCGGAACTCCCAGGACCTCAGGACCCGCATCGCCCTGCTCGCCCTGGAGGAACTGGCCGACCGGGGTGCCACCGCGCTCGCCGGCCGGGCGGGCAAGGACGCCCTCGCGGCACTCGGGAACGTGTACCGCGACTACGCCCACGCCCACCCCGGCCGGTACGCGGCGGCCCAGCTGAGACTGGACCCGGCGGCCGCAGCGGCGAGCGCGGGCGCCCGGCACTCACAGATGACCAGGGCGATCCTGCGCGGCTACGACCTCACCGAGCCGGACCAGACCCACGCCGTCCGGCTCCTCGGCAGCGTCTTCCACGGCTACGTCAGCCTGGAGGCGTCCGGCGGCTTCAGCCACAGCGCCCCCGACTCGCAGCAGAGCTGGGACCGCGTCCTGGACGCCCTCGACGCCCTGCTGCGCAACTGGCCTGCCGTTCCGCCCAGTTGA
- a CDS encoding aldose epimerase family protein: protein MSELFGTLSDGTPVHRWTLERGGTRVRILTYGGIVQSVELPDRDGRVADVVLGFAGLDGYLRNPGPFFGALIGRYANRIARGRFTLDGRVYELARNNPPNSLHGGPLGFDKRVWEAEGVAGGAGVRLSRVSPDGEEGFPGRLEVSATYSLDEDGGALRIAYEAVTDAPTVVNLTNHSYWNLAGAGTGSSGGHELRISASRVTPVDADLIPTGALEAVEGTRFDFRTARKVGSGYDHNFVLDKGVTSGAEVVAELWEAGSGRVVSVATTEPGMQLYTADHLEGAFGPGDGVALETQHFPDSPNRPRFPSTEVRPGGVYRSETVYGFGVRS from the coding sequence ATGAGCGAACTCTTCGGCACGCTTTCCGACGGCACGCCCGTTCACCGGTGGACGCTGGAGCGGGGCGGCACCCGGGTGCGGATCCTGACGTACGGCGGGATCGTGCAGTCGGTGGAGCTGCCCGACCGGGACGGGCGCGTGGCGGACGTGGTGCTGGGGTTCGCCGGCCTCGACGGGTATCTGCGGAATCCGGGGCCCTTCTTCGGCGCGCTCATCGGGCGGTACGCCAACCGGATCGCCCGGGGGCGGTTCACGCTCGACGGGCGGGTGTACGAGTTGGCGCGCAACAACCCGCCGAACTCCCTGCACGGGGGTCCCCTCGGCTTCGACAAGCGGGTGTGGGAGGCGGAGGGCGTCGCCGGCGGGGCCGGGGTGCGGCTGTCGCGGGTGAGTCCGGACGGGGAGGAGGGCTTCCCCGGGCGGCTGGAGGTGTCCGCCACGTACTCGCTGGACGAGGACGGGGGCGCGCTGCGGATCGCGTACGAGGCGGTCACCGACGCGCCGACCGTCGTGAACCTCACCAATCACTCGTACTGGAATCTCGCGGGGGCCGGCACCGGGAGCTCGGGTGGGCACGAGCTGCGGATCTCCGCGTCGCGGGTGACCCCGGTGGACGCGGACCTGATCCCGACGGGCGCGCTGGAGGCGGTGGAGGGGACCCGGTTCGACTTCCGCACGGCACGGAAGGTGGGGAGCGGGTACGACCACAACTTCGTGCTGGACAAGGGGGTCACGAGCGGTGCGGAGGTGGTTGCCGAGCTGTGGGAGGCGGGGTCGGGGCGGGTGGTGAGTGTTGCCACTACCGAGCCGGGGATGCAGCTCTATACGGCGGATCATCTGGAAGGGGCTTTCGGGCCCGGGGACGGGGTCGCGCTGGAGACGCAGCACTTTCCGGATTCGCCGAACCGGCCGCGGTTTCCGAGTACGGAGGTGCGGCCGGGCGGCGTCTATCGGTCGGAGACGGTTTATGGGTTCGGGGTGCGTTCGTAG
- a CDS encoding protein kinase family protein — MTSTDPARAARLTAHGAVSTTLALHSDHALAELLDTATPLGSGIGGTSASLEVAGTPVFVKRLPLTDLERRPEHVRSTANLFDLPLSCQYGVGAVGSPGFGAWRELAVHTMTTDWALAGECDGFPLLHHWRVLPGSTPLPEELADIERAVAHWGGHPGVRHRIEARRESSASVVLFLEYIPRNVHEWLGDQMATGGETSDRACALVERELTAGLSFINGRGLLHFDAHFQNILTDGRRLYFTDFGLALSSRFDLSPQEAAFHDRHHDYDRRYSLSHLVNWLVKDLYGDERDEREARVRGYAEGKRPTGIPDTAAATITRHARLATEMADFFRCLGA; from the coding sequence ATGACCTCCACCGACCCCGCCCGCGCCGCCCGGCTGACCGCCCACGGCGCCGTGTCCACCACCCTCGCGCTGCACAGCGACCACGCCCTGGCCGAACTCCTCGACACGGCCACCCCGCTCGGCTCCGGCATCGGCGGTACGTCGGCGTCCCTGGAGGTCGCCGGGACCCCGGTCTTCGTGAAGCGCCTCCCCCTCACCGACCTGGAACGGCGGCCCGAGCACGTCCGGTCCACGGCGAACCTGTTCGACCTGCCCCTCTCCTGCCAGTACGGCGTCGGCGCCGTCGGCAGCCCCGGCTTCGGCGCCTGGCGGGAGTTGGCGGTCCACACGATGACGACGGACTGGGCGCTCGCGGGGGAGTGCGACGGCTTCCCGCTCCTGCACCACTGGCGGGTGCTCCCGGGCTCCACCCCCCTCCCCGAGGAACTGGCCGACATCGAACGCGCCGTCGCCCACTGGGGCGGCCACCCCGGCGTACGCCACCGCATCGAGGCCCGCCGGGAGTCCTCCGCGAGCGTCGTGCTGTTCCTGGAGTACATCCCGCGCAACGTCCACGAGTGGCTCGGCGACCAGATGGCCACCGGCGGCGAGACCTCCGACCGGGCCTGCGCCCTCGTCGAGCGGGAACTGACCGCGGGCCTCTCCTTCATCAACGGCCGGGGCCTGCTCCACTTCGACGCCCACTTCCAGAACATCCTGACCGACGGCCGGCGCCTCTACTTCACCGACTTCGGCCTCGCCCTCTCCTCCCGCTTCGACCTGTCCCCGCAGGAGGCCGCCTTCCACGACCGCCACCACGACTACGACCGCCGCTACTCCCTGAGCCACCTGGTGAACTGGCTGGTCAAGGACCTGTACGGCGACGAACGGGACGAGCGTGAGGCACGCGTCCGGGGGTACGCCGAGGGGAAGCGCCCCACCGGCATCCCGGACACGGCCGCGGCGACGATCACCCGCCATGCCCGGCTCGCCACGGAGATGGCGGACTTCTTCCGCTGCCTGGGCGCCTAA
- a CDS encoding LysE family transporter codes for MNEVLAVAVITVLAVVAPGADFAMVIRNSYLYGRTTGLLSATGVAAGVLVHVTYTMLGVGLLIASSTFLFTVIKLVGAAYLVYIGIRTFRTRDEVRVDLAESTASVTPLAALRSGFLTNVLNPKTTLFVVSTFAQVVSPGTPLVRQAGYGLFMALAHLLWFGVVAVFFSHDRMRAVMLRGQKVLNKAIGSVLAGLGVSLAFAPSH; via the coding sequence GTGAACGAGGTCCTCGCCGTCGCGGTCATCACCGTCCTCGCGGTCGTCGCCCCCGGCGCCGACTTCGCCATGGTCATCCGCAACAGCTACCTCTACGGCCGTACGACCGGCCTGCTCTCCGCGACCGGCGTCGCCGCCGGCGTCCTCGTGCACGTCACGTACACGATGCTCGGCGTGGGCCTGCTGATCGCCTCCTCCACCTTCCTGTTCACGGTCATCAAGCTGGTCGGCGCGGCCTACCTCGTGTACATCGGCATCCGCACCTTCCGTACCCGTGACGAGGTCCGGGTGGACCTCGCGGAGTCCACGGCGAGCGTGACCCCGCTGGCCGCCCTGCGCTCCGGCTTCCTGACGAACGTCCTCAACCCGAAGACGACCCTCTTCGTCGTCTCGACCTTCGCGCAGGTCGTCAGCCCCGGCACCCCGCTGGTCCGGCAGGCGGGCTACGGCCTGTTCATGGCCCTCGCCCACCTGCTGTGGTTCGGCGTCGTCGCCGTGTTCTTCTCGCACGACCGGATGCGTGCCGTGATGCTGCGCGGCCAGAAGGTCCTGAACAAGGCCATCGGGTCCGTCCTGGCCGGCCTCGGCGTCAGCCTCGCGTTCGCCCCGTCGCACTGA